The proteins below come from a single Juglans regia cultivar Chandler chromosome 12, Walnut 2.0, whole genome shotgun sequence genomic window:
- the LOC108981330 gene encoding clathrin heavy chain 1 — protein MAAANAPITMKEALTLPSIGINPQFITFTHVTMESDKYICVRETAPQNSVVIVDMNMPMQPLRRPITADSALMNPNSRILALKAQLQGTNQDHLQIFNIEMKAKMKSFQMPEQIVFWKWITVKMLGLVTQTSVYHWSIEGDSEPVKIFDRTANMANNQIINYRCDSSEKWLVLIGIAPGSPERPQLVKGNMQLFSVDQQRSQALEAHAASFAQFKVPGNENPSILISFATKTLNAGQITSKLHVIELGAQPGKPSFTKKQADLFFPPDFADDFPVAMQISHKYSLIYVITKLGLLFVYDLETATAVYRNRISPDPIFLTAEASSVGGFYAINRRGQVLLATVNDQTIVPFVSGQLNNLELAVNLAKRGNLPGAEQLVVQRFQELFAQTKYKEAAELAAESPQGILRTPDTVAKFQSVPVQAGQTPPLLQYFGTLLTKGKLNAFESLELSRLVVNQNKKNLLENWLAEDKLECSEELGDLVKTVDNDLALKIYIKARATPKVVAAFAERREFDKILIYSKQVGYSPDYLFLLQTILRSDPQGAVNFALMMSQMEGGCPVDYTTITDLFLQRNLIREATAFLLDVLKPNLPEHSFLQTKVLEINLVTFPNVADAILANGMFSHYDRPRIAQLCEKAGLYVRALQHYTELPDIKRVIVNTHAIEPQSLVEFFGTLSREWALECMKDLLLVNLRGNLQIIVQVAKEYCEQLGVDACIKLFEQFKSYEGLYFFLGSYFSSSEDPDIHFKYIEAAAKTGQIKEVERVTRESNFYDPEKTKNFLMEAKLPDARPLINVCDRFGFVPDLTHYLYSNNMLRYIEGYVQKVNPGNAPLVVGQLLDDECPEDFIKGLILSVRSLLPVEPLVEECEKRNRLRLLTQFLEHLVSEGSQDVHVHNALGKIIIDSNNNPEHFLTTNPYYDSRVVGKYCEKRDPTLAVVAYRRGQCDEELINVTNKNSLFKLQARYVVERMDADLWEKVLNPENVYRRQLIDQVVSTALPESKSPEQVSAAVKAFMTADLPHELIELLEKIVLQNSAFSGNFNLQNLLILTAIKADPSRVMDYINRLDNFDGPAVGEVAVEAQLYEEAFAIFKKFNLNVQAVNVLLDNIQNIERAVEFAFRVEEDAVWSQVAKAQLREGLVSDAIESFIRADDMTQFLDVIRAAEDANVYHDLVRYLLMVRQKAKEPKVDSELIYAYAKIDRLSEIEEFILMPNVANLQNVGDRLYDEALYEAAKIIFAFISNWAKLASTLVKLRQFQGAVDAARKANSSKTWKEVCFACVDAEEFRLAQICGLNIIIQVDDLEEVSEYYQNRGCFNELISLMESGLGLERAHMGIFTELGVLYARYRPEKLMEHIKLFSTRLNIPKLIRACDEQQHWQELTYLYIQYDEFDNAATTIMNHSPEAWDHMQFKDVAVKVANVELYYKAVHFYLQEHPDLINDLLNVLALRVDHTRVVDIMRKAGHLHLVKPYMIAVQSNNVAAVNEALNGIYVEEEDYERLRESIDLHDNFDQIGLAQKIEKHELLEMRRVAAYIYKKAGRWKQSIALSKKDNLYKDAMETASQSGDRELAEELLVYFIEKGKKECFASCLFVCYDLIRPDIALELAWMNNMIDFAFPYLLQFIREYTGKVDELVKDKIEAQNEVKAKEREEKDVIAQQNMYAQLLPLALPAPPMPGMGSAPGMGGFVPPPHMGGMGMPPMPPFGMPPMSSF, from the exons ATGGCGGCTGCCAACGCTCCGATCACCATGAAAGAGGCCTTAACT TTACCCAGCATTGGGATTAATCCGCAATTCATTACGTTTACTCATGTTACTATGGAGTCCGATAAGTATATATGCGTGCGGGAAACAGCTCCACAGAATAGTGTTGTTATTGTTGATATGAATATGCCGATGCAGCCTTTGAGGAGGCCAATTACTGCAGACTCAGCACTTATGAATCCAAATTCCAGAATCCTTGCTTTGAAAG CCCAACTCCAAGGAACCAATCAGGATCATTTGCAAATATTTAACATTGAGATGAAAGCAAAAATGAAATCTTTTCAGATGCCTGAGCAG ATCGTGTTTTGGAAGTGGATTACAGTGAAGATGCTGGGCCTGGTGACACAGACCTCAGTGTATCATTGGTCCATTGAAG GTGATTCTGAGCCGGTAAAGATATTTGATCGAACAGCTAATATGGCAAACAACCAGATAATAAACTATCGATGTGACTCTTCTGAAAAGTGGTTGGTTTTGATTGGAATTGCTCCTGGTTCTCCTGAG AGGCCACAATTGGTTAAAGGAAATATGCAGCTTTTCTCCGTTGATCAGCAGCGCAGTCAAGCTCTTGAAGCACATGCTGCATCATTTGCCCAATTTAAG GTCCCAGGAAACGAGAATCCttctattcttatttccttTGCCACAAAGACCCTCAATGCTGGACAGATTACATCAAAGTTGCATGTTATTGAGCTTGGTGCCCAGCCAG GGAAGCCTTCTTTTACAAAGAAACAAGCAGATCTTTTCTTCCCCCCAGATTTTGCCGATGACTTTCCAGTTGCAATGCAG ATATCCCACAAATACAGTTTGATCTATGTGATCACCAAGCTTGGGCTATTATTTGTTTATGACTTGGAGACCGCTACTGCAGTTTATAGAAATAGAATCAGTCCAGATCCAATATTTTTGACAGCAGAAGCTTCCTCAGTGGGAGGTTTTTATGCAATCAATAGGCGTGGACAGGTGTTATTGGCTACTGTAAATGATCAAACAATTGTACCATTTGTTAGTGGCCAG TTGAACAATTTGGAGCTTGCTGTCAATCTTGCCAAAAGAGGGAATCTTCCTGGAGCCGAGCAGCTT GTTGTCCAACGTTTCCAAGAACTATTTGCCCAAACGAAGTACAAAGAAGCTGCAGAACTTGCAGCTGAGTCCCCACAAGGAATCCTCCGAACACCGGACACAGTTGCCAAATTCCAG AGTGTTCCTGTCCAAGCTGGGCAAACGCCACCTCTGTTGCAGTATTTTGGGACACTTTTGACAAAAGGAAAGCTCAATGCTTTCGAGTCATTGGAATTATCACGCCTTGTTGtgaaccaaaacaaaaagaatcttTTGGAGAATTGGTTGGCAGAGGATAAGCTGGAATGCAGTGAGGAACTAGGGGATCTCGTGAAG ACTGTGGATAATGATCTCGCATTGAAAATATACATTAAAGCCAGAGCAACTCCAAAAGTCGTTGCTGCTTTTGCTGAACGGAGGgagtttgataaaattttgatatattcaAAACAG GTTGGGTACAGTCCAGATTATCTATTCCTTCTACAGACAATCCTTCGTTCAGATCCTCAG GGAGCTGTTAATTTTGCGCTAATGATGTCTCAAATGGAGGGAGGTTGTCCAGTTGATTACACTACCATAACAGATCTCTTTCTTCAG AGGAACCTGATCCGTGAGGCAACCGCTTTTCTATTAGATGTTTTGAAGCCAAATCTTCCTGAACATAGTTTCCTTCAAACAAAG gtCCTGGAAATCAATTTAGTAACTTTTCCAAATGTAGCTGATGCCATATTAGCTAATGGAATGTTCAGCCATTATGACCGTCCTCGAATTGCCCAACTTTGTGAAAAGGCCGGTCTTTACGTGCGAGCTCTGCAA CATTACACAGAATTGCCAGATATAAAGCGTGTCATTGTGAACACACATGCAATTGAGCCACAG TCACTTGTGGAATTTTTTGGCACTCTGTCACGTGAATGGGCTTTGGAGTGTATGAAGGACCTTTTGTTGGTCAATCTAAGAGGAAATCTTCAGATAATTGTGCAG GTTGCCAAGGAATATTGTGAACAGTTGGGTGTGGATGCATGCATAAAGCTTTTTGAACAATTTAAGTCATATGAAGGATTGTACTTTTTCCTTGGCTCATATTTCAGCTCCAG TGAGGACCCTGACATTCACTTTAAGTACATTGAGGCAGCTGCTAAAACTGGACAAATCAAAGAGGTTGAGCGTGTGACCAGAGAGTCGAATTTCTACGACCCTGAGAAAACAAAGAACTTTTTAATGGAAGCAAAGCTTCCAGATGCGCGGCCCCTAATTAATGTTTGTGACCGTTTTGGATTTGTTCCAGATCTCACACATTATCTGTACTCCAACAACATGCTTCGTTACATCGAAGGTTATGTTCAGAAG GTGAACCCAGGGAATGCTCCTTTAGTAGTGGGGCAGCTGCTTGATGATGAGTGTCCTGAAGATTTTATCAAAGGCTTAATTCTTTCTGTCCGTTCTTTACTTCCGGTGGAGCCCCTTGTGGAGGAATGTGAGAAGAG gaATCGACTTCGTTTGCTCACTCAGTTCCTAGAGCATCTTGTGAGCGAGGGAAGCCAAGATGTTCATGTTCACAATGCTCTGGGGAAAATTATCATTGATAGCAACAACAATCCAGAGCACTTCCTTACCACCAACCCCTATTATGATTCCCGTGTTGTGGGTAAATATTGTGAGAAACGTGATCCTACCCTGGCTGTTGTGGCATACCGGCGAGGACAATGTGATGAAGAGCTTATCAACGtcacaaataaaaattctttgtTCAAACTGCAAGCAAg ATATGTGGTTGAAAGGATGGATGCTGATCTTTGGGAGAAAGTTCTTAACCCTGAAAATGTCTATAGAAGACAGCTCATTGATCAAGTTGTATCTACTGCTTTGCCCGAAAGCAAGAGCCCTGAACAAGTTTCTGCAGCTGTTAAGGCTTTCATGACAGCTGATCTGCCTCACGAATTAATTGAGCTCCTTGAAAAGATTGTGCTTCAGAACTCCGCATTCAGTGGGAATTTTAATCTGCAAAACCTGCTCATTTTGACAGCCATCAAAGCAGATCCATCTAGAGTTATGGATTACATTAATAGACTTGATAACTTTGATGGACCTGCAGTTGGGGAAGTGGCTGTGGAAGCCCAGCTGTACGAGGAAGCATTTGCAATTTTCAAGAAGTTTAATTTGAATGTTCAGGCGGTCAATGTCTTATTGGATAATATCCAAAACATTGAACGGGCTGTGGAGTTTGCATTCCGTGTTGAAGAAGATGCTGTTTGGAGCCAGGTAGCCAAGGCTCAACTCAGGGAGGGCCTGGTGAGCGATGCCATTGAGTCTTTCATTAGAGCAGATGATATGACTCAATTCTTGGATGTAATTCGTGCTGCTGAGGATGCAAATGTTTACCATGACTTGGTGAGATACCTTCTGATGGTTAGGCAGAAGGCAAAAGAGCCCAAGGTGGACAGTGAGCTCatctatgcatatgcaaagaTCGATAGGCTGAGTGAAATTGAGGAATTCATTCTCATGCCTAACGTAGCTAATCTCCAAAATGTCGGTGATCGCTTATATGATGAAGCCCTGTATGAGGCTGCCAAAATTATATTTGCTTTTATATCTAACTGGGCCAAGTTGGCTAGCACTCTTGTGAAACTGAGACAGTTCCAAGGTGCCGTTGATGCAGCAAGGAAAGCTAACAGCTCAAAAACATGGAAGGAAGTTTGCTTTGCTTGTGTTGATGCAGAGGAATTCCGCTTAGCTCAAATATGTGGTCTCAACATTATTATACAG GTGGATGACTTGGAAGAGGTCAGCGAGTATTACCAGAATAGGGGATGCTTTAATGAGCTAATCTCCCTTATGGAGAGCGGTTTAGGTTTAGAACGAGCACATATGGGCATCTTCACTGAGTTGGGAGTTCTGTATGCTAGATACCGTCCTGAGAAGCTTATGGAGCATATTAAGTTGTTCTCAACCCGTCTCAATATTCCAAAGCTTATACGAGCCTGTGATGAACAACAGCATTGGCAGGAACTAACCTATCTGTATATCCAATATGATGAGTTTGATAACGCTGCAACCACTATAATGAATCATTCCCCAGAGGCATGGGATCACATGCAGTTCAAGGATGTTGCAGTTAAAGTTGCTAATGTGGAGCTATACTATAAGGCTGTGCACTTCTACTTGCAAGAACATCCAGACCTTATTAATGATCTTCTCAATGTGCTTGCACTTCGTGTGGACCATACACGTGTTGTTGACATTATGCGAAAG GCGGGTCACCTGCATCTTGTGAAGCCATACATGATTGCAGTTCAGAGTAACAATGTGGCTGCCGTGAATGAAGCTTTGAACGGGATATATGTTGAGGAGGAAGACTACGAGAGATTGCGTGAATCAATTGATTTGCATGATAACTTTGATCAAATTGGCCTTGCGCAGAAG ATTGAGAAACACGAGCTTCTTGAAATGAGACGTGttgctgcatatatatacaagaaagcAGGCAGGTGGAAGCAGTCCATTGCATTGTCAAAGAAAGACAACCTTTACAAAGATGCCATGGAGACAGCTTCACAATCTGGTGACCGTGAACTTGCGGAAGAGTTGCTTGTTTACTTCATTGAAAAG GGAAAGAAGGAATGCTTTGCTTCATGCCTGTTTGTTTGTTACGATTTGATCCGACCAGACATTGCTCTTGAACTTGCCTGGATGAACAATATGATCGACTTTGCTTTCCCCTATCTGCTGCAG TTCATTCGAGAATACACAGGCAAAGTTGATGAACTTGTTAAGGACAAAATTGAGGCTCAAAATGAGGTCAAGGCTAAAGAGAGGGAAGAGAAGGATGTAATTGCGCAGCAG AACATGTATGCTCAGTTGCTGCCTCTAGCTTTGCCTGCACCTCCAATGCCAGGTATGGGAAGTGCACCAGGAATGGGAGGTTTTGTTCCACCACCACATATGGGTGGAATGGGGATGCCTCCTATGCCACCCTTTGGCATGCCTCCAATGAGCAGCTTCTGA
- the LOC109010070 gene encoding clathrin heavy chain 1, giving the protein MAAANAPITMKEALTLPSIGINPQFITFTHVTMESDKYICVRETAPQNSVVIIDMSMPMQPLRRPITADSALMNPNSRILALKAQLQGTNQDHLQIFNIEMKAKMKSFQMPEQIVFWKWITVKMLGLVTQTSVYHWSIEGDSEPVKMFDRTANMANNQIINYRCDSSEKWLVLIGIAPGSPERPQLVKGNMQLFSVDQQRSQALEAHAASFAQFKLPGNENPSILISFATKTLNAGQITSKLHVIELGAQPGKPSFTKKQADLFFPPDFADDFPVAMQISHKYSLIYVITKLGLLFVYDLETATAVYRNRISPDPIFLTAEASSVGGFYAINRRGQVLLATVNDQTIVPFVSGQLNNLELAVNLAKRGNLPGAEQLVVQRFQELFAQTKYKEAAELAAESPQGILRTPDTVAKFQSVPVQAGQTPPLLQYFGTLLTKGKLNAFESLELSRLVVNQNKKNLLENWLAEDKLECSEELGDLVKTVDNDLALKIYIKARATPKVVAAFAERREFDKILIYSKQVGYSPDYLFLLQTILRSDPQGAVNFALMMSQMEGGCPVDYNTITDLFLQRNLIREATAFLLDVLKPNLPEHSFLQTKVLEINLVTFPNVADAILANGMFSHYDRPRIAQLCEKAGLYVRALQHYTELPDIKRVIVNTHAIEPQSLVEFFGTLSREWALECMKDLLLVNLRGNLQIIVQVAKEYCEQLGVDACIKIFEQFKSYEGLYFFLGSYLSSSEDPDIHFKYIEAAAKTGQIKEVERVTRESNFYDPEKTKNFLMEAKLPDARPLINVCDRFGFVPDLTHYLYSNNMLRYIEGYVQKVNPGNAPLVVGQLLDDECPEDFIKGLILSVRSLLPVEPLVEECEKRNRLRLLTQFLEHLVSEGSQDVHVHNALGKIIIDSNNNPEHFLTTNPYYDSRVVGKYCEKRDPTLAVVAYRRGQCDEELINVTNKNSLFKLQARYVVERMDADLWEKVLNPENVYRRQLIDQVVSTALPESKSPEQVSAAVKAFMTADLPHELIELLEKIVLQNSAFSGNFNLQNLLILTAIKADPSRVMDYINRLDNFDGPAVGEVAVEAQLYEEAFAIFKKFNLNVQAVNVLLDNIQNIERAVEFAFRVEEDAVWSQVAKAQLREGLVSDAIESFIRADDMTQFLDVIRAAEDANVYHDLVRYLLMVRQKAKEPKVDSELIYAYAKIDRLSEIEEFILMPNVANLQNVGDRLYDEALYEAAKIIFAFISNWAKLASTLVKLRQFQGAVDAARKANSSKTWKEVCFACVDAEEFRLAQICGLNIIIQVDDLEEVSEYYQNRGCFNELISLMESGLGLERAHMGIFTELGVLYARYRPEKLMEHIKLFSTRLNIPKLIRACDEQQHWQELTYLYIQYDEFDNAATTIMNHSPEAWDHMQFKDVAVKVANVELYYKAVHFYLQEHPDLINDLLNVLALRVDHTRVVDIMRKAGQLHLVKPYMIAVQSNNVAAVNEALNGIYVEEEDYERLRESIDLHDNFDQIGLAQKIEKHELLEMRRVAAYIYKKAGRWKQSIALSKKDNLYKDAMETASQSGDRELAEELLVYFIEKGKKECFASCLFVCYDLIRPDIALELAWMNKMIDFAFPYLLQFIREYTGKVDELVKDKIEAQNEVKAKEKEDKDVIAQQNMYAQLLPLALPAPPMPGMGSAPGMGGFAPPPPMGGMGMPPMPPFGMPPMSSF; this is encoded by the exons ATGGCGGCCGCCAACGCTCCGATCACCATGAAAGAGGCCTTAACT TTACCCAGCATTGGGATTAATCCGCAATTCATTACATTTACTCATGTTACTATGGAGTCCGATAAGTATATATGTGTGCGGGAAACAGCGCCACAGAATAGTGTTGTTATTATTGATATGAGTATGCCGATGCAGCCTTTGAGGAGGCCTATCACTGCAGACTCAGCCCTTATGAATCCTAATTCTAGAATCCTTGCTTTGAAAG CCCAACTCCAAGGAACCAATCAGGATCATTTGCAAATATTTAACATTGAGATGAAAGCAAAAATGAAATCTTTTCAAATGCCTGAGCAG ATCGTGTTTTGGAAGTGGATTACAGTAAAGATGCTGGGCCTGGTGACTCAGACCTCAGTGTATCATTGGTCCATTGAAG GTGATTCTGAGCCAGTAAAGATGTTTGATCGAACAGCTAATATGGCAAACAACCAGATAATAAACTATCGATGTGACTCTTCTGAAAAGTGGTTGGTTTTGATTGGAATTGCTCCTGGTTCTCCCGAG AGGCCACAATTGGTTAAAGGGAATATGCAACTTTTCTCCGTTGATCAGCAGCGCAGTCAAGCTCTTGAAGCACATGCTGCATCATTTGCGCAATTTAAG CTCCCAGGAAATGAGAATCCttctattcttatttccttTGCCACAAAGACCCTCAATGCTGGACAGATTACATCAAAGTTGCATGTTATTGAGCTCGGTGCCCAGCCAG GGAAGCCTTCTTTTACAAAGAAACAAGCAGATCTCTTCTTCCCCCCAGATTTTGCCGATGACTTTCCAGTTGCAATGCAG ATATCCCACAAATACAGTTTGATCTATGTGATCACCAAGCTTGGGCTATTATTTGTTTATGACTTGGAGACTGCTACTGCGGTTTATAGAAATAGAATTAGTCCAGATCCAATATTTTTAACAGCTGAAGCTTCGTCGGTGGGAGGTTTTTATGCTATCAATAGGCGTGGACAGGTGTTGTTGGCTACTGTAAATGATCAAACAATTGTGCCATTTGTTAGTGGCCAG TTGAACAATTTGGAGCTTGCTGTCAATCTTGCCAAAAGAGGGAATCTTCCTGGAGCTGAGCAGCTT GTTGTCCAACGTTTCCAAGAACTATTTGCCCAAACGAAGTACAAAGAGGCTGCAGAACTTGCCGCTGAGTCTCCACAAGGAATCCTTCGTACGCCTGACACAGTTGCCAAATTCCAG AGTGTTCCTGTCCAAGCTGGGCAAACGCCACCTTTGTTGCAGTATTTTGGGACACTTTTGACAAAAGGAAAGCTCAATGCTTTTGAGTCGTTGGAATTATCACGCCTTGTTGTGAACCAGAACAAAAAGAATCTTTTGGAGAATTGGTTGGCGGAGGATAAGCTGGAATGCAGTGAGGAGCTAGGGGATCTTGTGAAG ACTGTGGATAATGATCTTGcactgaaaatatatattaaagctAGAGCAACTCCAAAAGTCGTTGCTGCTTTTGCTGAACGGAGGGAGTTTGACAAAATTTTGATATACTCAAAACAG GTTGGGTACAGTCCAGATTATCTATTTCTTCTGCAGACAATTCTTCGTTCAGATCCTCAG GGAGCTGTTAATTTTGCGTTAATGATGTCTCAAATGGAGGGAGGTTGTCCAGTTGATTACAATACCATTACAGATCTATTTCTTCAG AGGAACCTGATTCGTGAGGCAACGGCTTTCCTATTAGATGTTTTGAAGCCAAATCTTCCTGAACATAGTTTCCTTCAAACAAAG GTCCTGGAAATCAATCTGGTAACTTTTCCAAATGTTGCTGACGCTATATTAGCTAATGGAATGTTCAGCCATTATGACCGTCCTCGAATTGCCCAACTTTGTGAAAAAGCTGGTCTTTATGTTCGAGCTCTGCAA CATTACACAGAATTGCCAGATATTAAGCGTGTCATTGTGAACACACATGCAATTGAGCCACAG TCACTTGTGGAGTTTTTTGGCACTCTGTCCCGTGAATGGGCTTTGGAGTGTATGAAGGACCTTTTGTTGGTCAATCTAAGAGGAAATCTTCAGATAATTGTGCAG GTTGCCAAGGAATATTGTGAACAGTTGGGTGTTGATGCATGCATAAAGATTTTTGAGCAATTTAAGTCATATGAAGGATTGTACTTTTTCCTTGGCTCATATTTGAGCTCTAG TGAGGACCCTGACATTCACTTCAAGTACATTGAAGCAGCTGCTAAAACTGGACAAATCAAAGAGGTTGAGCGTGTGACCAGAGAGTCGAATTTCTACGACCCTGAGAAAACAAAGAACTTTTTAATGGAAGCAAAGCTTCCAGATGCGCGGCCCCTAATTAATGTCTGTGACCGTTTTGGATTTGTTCCAGATCTCACACACTATCTGTACTCCAACAACATGCTTCGTTACATCGAAGGTTATGTTCAAAAG GTGAACCCAGGGAATGCTCCTTTAGTAGTGGGGCAGCTGCTAGATGATGAGTGTCCTGAAGATTTTATCAAAGGCTTGATTCTTTCTGTCCGTTCTTTGCTTCCGGTGGAGCCCCTTGTGGAGGAATGTGAGAAGAG gaATCGACTTCGTTTGCTCACTCAGTTCCTAGAGCATCTTGTGAGCGAGGGAAGCCAAGATGTTCATGTTCACAATGCTCTGGGGAAAATTATCATTGATAGCAACAACAATCCAGAGCACTTCCTTACCACCAACCCCTATTATGATTCCCGTGTTGTGGGTAAATATTGTGAGAAACGTGATCCTACCCTGGCTGTTGTGGCATACCGGCGAGGACAATGTGATGAAGAGCTTATCAATGtcacaaataaaaattctttgtTCAAACTGCAAGCAag ATATGTGGTTGAAAGGATGGATGCTGATCTTTGGGAGAAAGTTCTTAACCCTGAAAATGTCTATAGAAGACAGCTCATTGATCAAGTTGTATCTACTGCTTTGCCCGAAAGCAAGAGCCCTGAACAAGTTTCTGCAGCTGTTAAGGCTTTCATGACAGCCGATCTGCCTCATGAATTAATTGAGCTCCTTGAAAAGATTGTGCTTCAGAACTCCGCATTCAGTGGGAACTTTAATCTGCAAAACCTGCTCATTTTGACAGCCATCAAAGCAGATCCATCTAGAGTTATGGATTACATTAATAGACTGGATAACTTTGATGGACCTGCAGTTGGGGAAGTGGCTGTGGAAGCCCAGCTTTACGAGGAAGCATTTGCAATTTTCAAGAAGTTTAATTTGAATGTTCAGGCAGTCAATGTCTTATTGGATAATATCCAAAACATTGAACGGGCAGTCGAGTTTGCATTCCGCGTAGAAGAAGATGCTGTTTGGAGCCAGGTAGCCAAGGCTCAACTCAGGGAGGGCCTGGTGAGCGATGCCATTGAGTCTTTCATTCGAGCAGATGATATGACTCAATTCTTGGATGTAATTCGAGCTGCGGAGGATGCAAATGTTTACCATGACTTGGTGAGATACCTTCTGATGGTTAGGCAGAAGGCAAAAGAGCCCAAGGTGGACAGTGAGCTCatctatgcatatgcaaagaTCGATAGGCTGAGTGAAATTGAGGAATTCATTCTCATGCCTAACGTAGCTAATCTCCAAAATGTCGGTGATCGCTTATATGATGAAGCCCTGTATGAGGCTGCCAAAATTATATTTGCTTTTATATCTAACTGGGCCAAGTTGGCTAGCACTCTTGTGAAACTTAGACAGTTCCAAGGTGCCGTTGATGCGGCAAGGAAGGCTAACAGCTCAAAAACATGGAAGGAAGTTTGCTTTGCTTGTGTTGATGCGGAGGAATTCCGCTTAGCTCAAATATGTGGTCTCAACATTATTATACAG GTGGATGACTTGGAAGAGGTCAGCGAGTATTACCAGAATAGAGGATGCTTTAATGAGCTAATCTCCCTTATGGAGAGCGGTTTAGGTTTAGAACGAGCACATATGGGCATCTTCACTGAGTTGGGAGTTCTGTATGCTAGATACCGTCCTGAGAAGCTTATGGAGCATATTAAGTTGTTCTCAACCCGTCTCAATATTCCAAAGCTTATACGAGCCTGTGATGAACAACAGCATTGGCAGGAACTTACCTATCTGTATATCCAATATGATGAGTTTGATAACGCTGCAACCACTATAATGAATCATTCCCCAGAGGCATGGGATCACATGCAGTTCAAGGATGTTGCAGTTAAAGTTGCTAATGTGGAGCTATACTATAAGGCTGTGCACTTCTACTTGCAAGAACATCCAGACCTTATTAATGATCTTCTCAATGTGCTTGCACTTCGTGTGGACCATACACGCGTTGTTGACATTATGCGAAAG GCGGGTCAGCTGCATCTTGTGAAGCCATACATGATTGCAGTTCAGAGTAACAATGTGGCTGCCGTGAATGAGGCTTTGAACGGGATATATGTTGAGGAGGAAGACTACGAGAGATTGCGTGAATCAATTGATTTGCACGATAACTTTGATCAAATTGGCCTTGCGCAGAAG ATTGAGAAACACGAGCTTCTTGAAATGAGACGTGttgctgcatatatatacaagaaagcAGGCAGGTGGAAGCAGTCCATTGCATTGTCAAAGAAAGACAACCTTTACAAAGATGCCATGGAGACAGCCTCACAATCTGGTGACCGTGAACTTGCGGAAGAGTTGCTTGTTTACTTCATTGAAAAG GGAAAGAAAGAATGCTTTGCTTCATGCCTCTTTGTTTGTTATGATTTGATCCGGCCAGACATTGCTCTTGAACTTGCCTGGATGAATAAGATGATCGACTTTGCTTTCCCCTATCTGTTGCAG TTTATTCGAGAATACACGGGCAAAGTTGATGAACTTGTGAAGGACAAAATTGAGGCTCAGAATGAGGTTAAGGCTAAAGAGAAGGAAGATAAGGATGTAATTGCGCAGCAG AACATGTATGCTCAGTTGCTGCCTCTAGCTTTGCCTGCACCTCCAATGCCAGGTATGGGAAGTGCACCAGGAATGGGAGGTTTTGCTCCACCACCACCTATGGGTGGAATGGGGATGCCTCCTATGCCACCCTTTGGCATGCCTCCAATGAGCAGCTTCTGA
- the LOC109010071 gene encoding transcription factor bHLH51-like — protein sequence MENCCYSDGANWVQCHYAALNGEYFPYPVPWPLAVPVPPREVMSTSTRSFQFHGFPPLEGVAEDGGGTATATASKSHSQAEKRRRDRINAQLSILRKLIPKSDKMDKAALLGSVIDHVKDLKRRAMEVSKACSLPTEVDEVIIDYDHGQDVNMISNVDKREENILIRVSFCCDDRPELFSELIQVLKGLRLTVVKADIASVGGRIKSVLVLCTKALESDQVGVCLMSTLKQSLKLVLSKIASSSSMATNCRIRSKRQRFFLPSPYSQ from the exons ATGGAGAATTGCTGTTATTCTGATGGGGCAAACTGGGTTCAGTGTCATTATGCTGCTCTAAACGGCGAGTACTTTCCCTATCCAGTTCCATGGCCACTGGCCGTACCAGTACCACCTCGTGAGGTCATGTCAACCTCTACCAGATCATTCCAATTCCATGGGTTTCCTCCCCTTGAAGGTGTTGCAGAAGATGGAGGAGGTACTGCCACTGCCACTGCTTCCAAGAGCCACAGCCAAGCAGAGAAGCGGCGCAGGGACAGGATAAATGCGCAACTCTCAATTCTCAGGAAACTAATTCCCAAGTCTGATAAG ATGGACAAGGCAGCTCTATTGGGAAGTGTGATTGACCACGTGAAGGATCTTAAGCGAAGAGCAATGGAAGTCAGCAAAGCCTGCTCACTTCCTACAGAAGTAGACGAGGTAATCATTGACTATGATCATGGTCAAGATGTAAACATGATCAGCAACGTTGACAAACGTGAGGAAAATATCCTCATAAGGGTTTCTTTTTGTTGCGATGATCGACCGGAGCTGTTTTCTGAGCTCATCCAAGTCCTTAAAGGTTTAAGACTGACGGTAGTTAAAGCTGATATAGCCAGTGTGGGTGGCAGAATTAAAAGCGTTTTGGTGCTTTGCACCAAGGCGCTGGAAAGTGATCAAGTGGGTGTTTGCCTCATGAGCACTTTGAAACAGTCCCTTAAATTAGTTCTAAGTAAAATTGCTTCATCATCATCTATGGCAACAAATTGTCGCATTAGAAGCAAAAGGCAGAGGTTCTTCTTGCCTTCACCTTATTCACAATAA